The proteins below are encoded in one region of Pseudomonas putida S13.1.2:
- a CDS encoding acetolactate synthase 3 large subunit → MELLSGAEMVVRFLRDEGVKHIYGYPGGALLHVYDALFKEPEVEHILVRHEQAATHMADGYARATGKAGVVLVTSGPGATNAITGIATAYMDSIPMVILSGQVPSTMVGTDAFQETDMIGISRPIVKHSFMIKNPTEIPEVLKKAFYLAQSGRPGPVVVDIPKDMTNPAEKFEYVYPKKVKLRSYSPAVRGHSGQIRKAAEMLLAAKRPIVYSGGGVILGGGSEALTEIAKSLNLPVTNTLMGLGGFPGTDRQFLGMLGMHGSYTANMAMHNADVILAVGARFDDRVVNGPAKFCPNAKIIHIDIDPASISKMIKADVPIVGPVDSVLSEMLGILKEIGEQPDKAALDAWWKQIDEWRGDGELFPYDKGDGNVIKPQKVIETLCEVTHGDAFVTSDVGQHQMFAAQYYRFNKPNRWINSGGLGTMGFGFPAAMGVKLNFPDQDVACVTGEGSIQMNIQELSTCMQYGLPVKIVNLNNGVLGMVRQWQDMAYNGRHSHSYVESLPDFIKLAEAYGHVGIRITSLKDLKPKLEEAFAMKDRLVFIDIAVDRSEHVYPMQIKDGSMRDMWLSKTERT, encoded by the coding sequence GTGGAGCTTTTATCTGGCGCTGAGATGGTCGTCCGCTTTTTGCGTGACGAAGGCGTTAAGCACATCTACGGGTACCCTGGTGGTGCTCTCCTGCATGTTTACGACGCACTGTTCAAAGAACCGGAAGTGGAACACATCCTGGTTCGTCACGAGCAGGCGGCAACCCATATGGCGGACGGCTACGCCCGCGCCACCGGCAAGGCCGGTGTGGTGCTGGTAACCTCCGGCCCGGGCGCGACCAATGCCATTACCGGCATTGCCACCGCCTACATGGATTCGATCCCGATGGTCATCCTGTCCGGCCAGGTGCCTAGCACCATGGTGGGTACTGATGCCTTCCAGGAAACCGACATGATTGGTATCTCGCGGCCGATCGTGAAGCACAGCTTCATGATCAAGAACCCGACCGAGATCCCGGAAGTCCTGAAAAAAGCGTTCTACCTGGCGCAATCCGGCCGCCCAGGTCCGGTCGTGGTCGACATTCCAAAAGATATGACCAACCCGGCCGAGAAGTTCGAATACGTCTACCCGAAAAAGGTCAAGCTGCGCTCCTACAGCCCGGCGGTCCGTGGCCATTCCGGCCAGATCCGCAAGGCTGCCGAGATGCTCCTGGCCGCCAAGCGCCCGATCGTCTACTCCGGTGGTGGCGTGATTCTCGGCGGTGGCTCCGAAGCGCTGACCGAAATCGCCAAGTCGCTTAACCTGCCAGTCACCAATACCCTGATGGGTCTGGGCGGCTTCCCGGGTACCGACCGCCAGTTCCTCGGCATGCTCGGCATGCACGGCAGCTACACCGCCAACATGGCCATGCACAATGCCGACGTGATCCTCGCTGTGGGCGCACGCTTTGACGACCGCGTGGTCAACGGCCCGGCCAAGTTCTGCCCGAACGCCAAGATCATCCACATCGACATCGACCCGGCGTCGATCTCCAAGATGATCAAGGCTGACGTGCCAATCGTCGGCCCGGTCGACAGCGTGCTCAGCGAAATGCTCGGCATCCTCAAGGAAATCGGCGAGCAGCCTGACAAGGCGGCACTGGATGCCTGGTGGAAGCAGATTGACGAATGGCGTGGCGACGGCGAACTGTTCCCTTACGACAAGGGCGACGGCAACGTCATCAAACCGCAGAAAGTCATCGAGACCCTGTGCGAAGTGACCCATGGCGATGCCTTCGTCACCTCTGACGTGGGCCAGCACCAGATGTTTGCGGCGCAGTACTACCGCTTCAACAAGCCAAACCGCTGGATCAACTCCGGTGGCCTGGGCACCATGGGCTTCGGCTTCCCGGCAGCGATGGGCGTGAAGCTCAACTTCCCGGACCAGGACGTTGCCTGCGTGACCGGCGAAGGCAGCATCCAGATGAACATCCAGGAGCTGTCCACCTGCATGCAGTACGGCCTGCCGGTGAAAATCGTCAACCTGAACAACGGTGTGCTGGGCATGGTCCGCCAGTGGCAGGACATGGCCTACAACGGTCGTCACTCGCACTCGTACGTCGAGTCGCTGCCTGACTTCATCAAGCTGGCCGAGGCCTATGGCCATGTGGGTATCCGCATCACCAGCCTGAAGGACCTCAAGCCGAAGCTGGAAGAAGCGTTTGCGATGAAGGACCGTCTGGTGTTCATCGACATCGCGGTTGACCGCAGCGAGCACGTCTATCCGATGCAGATCAAGGATGGCTCGATGCGTGACATGTGGCTGAGCAAGACGGAGCGTACCTGA
- the ilvC gene encoding ketol-acid reductoisomerase — MKVFYDKDCDLSIIQGKKVAIIGYGSQGHAQACNLKDSGVDVTVGLRKGSATVAKAEAHGLKVADVATAVAAADLVMILTPDEFQGALYKNEIEPNIKKGATLAFSHGFSIHYNQVVPRADLDVIMIAPKAPGHTVRSEFVKGGGIPDLIAIYQDASGNAKNVALSYASGVGGGRTGIIETTFKDETETDLFGEQAVLCGGTVELVKAGFETLVEAGYAPEMAYFECLHELKLIVDLMYEGGIANMNYSISNNAEYGEYVTGPEVINEESRKAMRNALKRIQDGEYAKMFISEGATNYPSMTAKRRNNAAHGIEIIGEQLRSMMPWISANKIVDKTKN, encoded by the coding sequence ATGAAAGTTTTCTACGATAAAGACTGCGACCTTTCCATCATCCAGGGCAAGAAAGTCGCCATCATCGGTTACGGTTCCCAGGGCCACGCCCAAGCGTGCAACCTGAAAGACTCCGGTGTAGACGTTACCGTCGGTCTGCGTAAAGGTTCGGCTACCGTTGCCAAGGCTGAAGCCCACGGCCTGAAAGTTGCCGACGTTGCTACCGCTGTCGCTGCGGCTGACCTGGTCATGATCCTGACCCCGGACGAGTTCCAGGGCGCTCTGTACAAGAACGAGATCGAGCCGAACATCAAGAAGGGCGCTACCCTGGCCTTCTCCCACGGCTTCTCGATCCACTACAACCAGGTTGTTCCGCGTGCCGACCTCGACGTGATCATGATCGCGCCGAAGGCCCCGGGCCACACCGTTCGCTCCGAGTTCGTCAAAGGCGGCGGCATCCCTGACCTGATCGCTATCTACCAGGACGCTTCGGGCAATGCCAAGAACGTTGCCCTGTCCTACGCTTCGGGCGTTGGTGGCGGCCGTACCGGCATCATCGAAACCACCTTCAAGGACGAAACCGAAACCGACCTGTTCGGTGAGCAGGCTGTTCTGTGCGGCGGTACCGTTGAACTGGTCAAGGCCGGTTTCGAAACCCTGGTCGAAGCTGGCTACGCGCCGGAAATGGCCTACTTCGAGTGCCTGCACGAACTGAAGCTGATCGTTGACCTCATGTACGAAGGCGGCATCGCCAACATGAACTACTCGATCTCCAACAACGCCGAATACGGTGAGTATGTTACCGGCCCGGAAGTCATCAACGAAGAATCCCGCAAGGCCATGCGCAACGCCCTGAAGCGCATCCAGGACGGCGAGTACGCGAAGATGTTCATCTCCGAAGGTGCTACCAACTACCCATCGATGACCGCCAAGCGCCGCAACAACGCCGCTCACGGTATCGAAATCATCGGCGAGCAACTGCGCTCGATGATGCCGTGGATCTCGGCTAACAAAATCGTCGACAAGACCAAGAACTAA
- the ilvN gene encoding acetolactate synthase small subunit, giving the protein MRHIISLLLENEPGALSRVVGLFSQRNYNIESLTVAPTEDPTLSRLTLTTVGHDEVIEQITKNLNKLVEVVKLVDLSESAHIERELMLVKVKATGAQRAEIKRTTDIFRGQIVDVTASVYTVQLSGTSDKLDSFIQAIGTASILETVRSGVTGIARGDKVLSI; this is encoded by the coding sequence ATGCGGCATATCATTTCCCTGCTGCTGGAAAACGAACCAGGTGCTTTGTCCCGTGTGGTCGGCCTGTTCTCCCAGCGCAACTACAACATTGAAAGCCTGACCGTGGCGCCGACCGAAGACCCGACCCTGTCGCGTCTGACGCTGACCACCGTTGGCCATGACGAAGTGATCGAACAGATCACCAAGAACCTGAACAAGCTGGTCGAAGTGGTCAAGCTTGTCGACCTGTCGGAAAGCGCTCACATCGAGCGTGAACTGATGCTGGTCAAGGTCAAGGCCACCGGTGCCCAGCGCGCCGAGATCAAGCGCACCACGGATATCTTCCGTGGCCAGATCGTCGACGTGACCGCCAGCGTGTACACCGTGCAGCTGAGCGGCACCAGCGACAAACTGGACAGCTTCATCCAGGCGATCGGCACTGCATCGATTCTCGAAACCGTGCGCAGCGGCGTTACCGGCATTGCCCGTGGCGACAAAGTGCTCAGCATCTAA
- the msrQ gene encoding protein-methionine-sulfoxide reductase heme-binding subunit MsrQ — protein sequence MRYPWFRLAIFIVGCLFPAWWLYEAAMNLLGPDPGKIMMDRLGLGALTFLLVTLSMTPLQKLTGWSGWIVVRRQLGLWVFAYIVLHILCYLFFILGLDWGQLAVELRKRPYIIVGALGFLCLLALAATSNRYSQRRLGVRWKKLHRLVYLVLGLGLLHFLWVVRSDLREWAVYAFIGAVLMVLRVPAVGRGLSRVGRKQGRAV from the coding sequence ATGCGTTACCCCTGGTTTCGCCTGGCCATCTTCATCGTGGGATGCCTGTTCCCGGCGTGGTGGCTGTATGAGGCGGCGATGAACCTGCTGGGCCCTGACCCCGGGAAGATCATGATGGATCGCCTTGGGCTTGGGGCACTTACCTTCCTGTTGGTCACCTTGAGCATGACGCCATTGCAGAAGTTGACGGGGTGGTCGGGGTGGATCGTGGTGCGCCGGCAGCTGGGGTTGTGGGTGTTTGCTTATATAGTGCTGCACATCCTCTGTTACCTGTTCTTTATTCTTGGGCTGGATTGGGGGCAGCTGGCGGTGGAGCTGCGCAAGCGGCCTTATATTATTGTGGGTGCGCTTGGGTTCCTGTGCTTGCTGGCCTTGGCGGCTACGTCGAATCGGTATAGCCAGCGGCGGCTGGGGGTGCGGTGGAAGAAACTGCACAGGTTGGTGTATCTGGTTCTTGGGCTGGGGTTGCTGCACTTTTTGTGGGTTGTGCGCTCGGATCTGAGGGAGTGGGCTGTGTATGCGTTTATTGGTGCTGTGCTGATGGTGCTGAGGGTTCCTGCTGTTGGGCGGGGGCTTTCGAGGGTTGGCAGGAAGCAGGGTAGGGCGGTTTGA
- the pssA gene encoding CDP-diacylglycerol--serine O-phosphatidyltransferase, whose translation MSERPEEPNKPSDAESLLPIDEHIEEGHDAEGRKVRHRGIYLLPNLFTTANLFAGFYSIISSMSAQSALSAGDPREASKYFAFAAIAIFVAMVLDGLDGRVARMTNTQSAFGAEYDSLSDMVAFGVAPALLAFGWALGDMGKVGWMVAFIYVAGAALRLARFNTQVGTADKRYFIGLASPAAAGVVAGTVWAFSDYGIQGSKLSFLVALLVAAAGMLMVSNIKYNSFKELDLKGRVPFVAILAVVLVFAVVFSDPPRILLLIFLAYAASGPIQFLLKARRRKA comes from the coding sequence ATGAGCGAACGTCCCGAAGAGCCGAACAAGCCCTCCGACGCCGAAAGCCTGCTACCTATCGATGAGCACATTGAAGAAGGGCATGACGCCGAAGGCCGCAAGGTGCGCCACCGCGGCATCTACCTGCTGCCCAACCTGTTTACCACCGCCAACCTGTTTGCCGGCTTCTATTCCATTATCAGCTCGATGAGCGCACAGAGCGCCCTGAGTGCCGGTGACCCGCGCGAGGCGAGCAAGTATTTCGCTTTTGCCGCCATCGCCATTTTCGTGGCCATGGTGCTCGACGGCCTGGACGGCCGCGTTGCGCGCATGACCAATACCCAGAGTGCCTTCGGTGCCGAGTACGACTCGCTGTCGGACATGGTCGCCTTCGGCGTGGCCCCTGCGTTGCTGGCCTTTGGCTGGGCGCTGGGTGACATGGGCAAGGTCGGCTGGATGGTCGCCTTCATCTATGTGGCCGGTGCCGCGCTGCGCCTGGCACGCTTCAATACCCAGGTCGGTACCGCCGACAAGCGCTACTTCATCGGCCTGGCCAGCCCGGCTGCTGCCGGCGTGGTGGCGGGTACCGTGTGGGCGTTCAGCGATTACGGCATCCAGGGCTCCAAGCTGTCGTTCCTGGTGGCGCTGCTGGTGGCTGCTGCCGGCATGCTGATGGTCAGTAACATCAAGTACAACAGCTTCAAGGAGCTGGACCTCAAGGGCCGCGTGCCATTCGTGGCCATCCTTGCCGTGGTGCTGGTGTTTGCCGTCGTGTTCAGCGACCCGCCGCGCATCCTGCTGCTGATCTTCCTCGCCTATGCGGCGTCAGGGCCGATCCAGTTCCTGTTGAAGGCGCGCCGGCGCAAAGCGTAA
- a CDS encoding tetratricopeptide repeat protein: MRCDVNKWLFPAVTALAVLQGCSSVPRGNIPVVDSSTRVSNSERVTATRSAGGYNTGTAQAQTLPEDSGVTVMIPQGAGASGIQTFPAANGAAPISTSPITPGPITPGPASSAPMTTNPNPIADEPFDIAAMSSTPPSTSAPTGIPRSNTAAGGLSADEQLDGPVLALLTTAQSQQGSGDFNGAASSLERAQRIAPREPQVLYRLAQVRLSQGDAAQAEQLARRALTYANGRPSLQAELWNTIAQAREKQGDSAGAALARQKARVNS, encoded by the coding sequence ATGAGGTGTGACGTGAACAAGTGGCTGTTTCCTGCCGTGACGGCGTTGGCTGTGCTCCAGGGGTGCTCCAGCGTCCCGCGCGGCAATATACCGGTGGTCGATTCGAGCACCCGCGTGTCCAACAGCGAGCGCGTGACGGCTACCCGCTCGGCGGGTGGCTATAACACGGGCACCGCGCAAGCGCAGACGCTGCCTGAAGACTCCGGCGTCACCGTGATGATTCCGCAGGGCGCTGGCGCTTCAGGCATCCAGACGTTCCCGGCTGCCAACGGCGCAGCGCCGATCAGCACCTCGCCAATCACGCCGGGCCCGATTACCCCAGGCCCGGCCAGTTCGGCGCCGATGACCACAAACCCGAACCCGATCGCCGACGAGCCGTTCGACATCGCGGCCATGAGCAGCACCCCACCAAGTACCAGTGCGCCAACGGGTATTCCGCGCAGCAACACCGCTGCGGGTGGTCTGTCGGCCGACGAGCAGCTGGACGGCCCGGTGCTGGCACTGCTGACCACCGCGCAATCCCAGCAGGGCAGTGGTGACTTCAACGGGGCGGCTTCGAGCCTGGAGCGTGCCCAGCGCATAGCCCCGCGCGAGCCGCAAGTGCTGTACCGCCTGGCCCAGGTGCGCCTGTCGCAAGGTGATGCGGCGCAGGCGGAGCAACTGGCGCGTCGCGCCCTGACTTACGCCAATGGCCGTCCAAGCCTGCAGGCCGAGCTGTGGAACACCATCGCCCAGGCCCGTGAAAAGCAAGGTGACAGCGCTGGCGCGGCACTGGCCCGGCAGAAGGCGCGGGTCAATTCGTGA
- a CDS encoding YqcC family protein encodes MIEQRILDIADHLLLIERELVVQGWWDDEPPSDEALASTVPFAVDTLSFEQWLQWIFLPRMKIIIELGHPLPNASSILVMAETVFTDRPEQSRELRRLLAAFDQLIAPSA; translated from the coding sequence ATGATCGAGCAACGTATTCTGGACATAGCCGACCACCTGTTGCTGATCGAACGTGAACTGGTGGTGCAGGGGTGGTGGGATGACGAGCCACCCAGCGACGAGGCACTGGCCAGTACCGTGCCGTTCGCGGTCGATACCCTCAGTTTCGAGCAGTGGCTGCAATGGATCTTCCTGCCGCGCATGAAGATCATCATCGAACTGGGCCATCCGCTGCCCAATGCCTCCAGCATCCTGGTCATGGCCGAGACCGTGTTTACCGACCGGCCGGAGCAAAGCCGTGAGCTGCGCCGACTGTTGGCAGCATTTGACCAATTGATCGCTCCTTCCGCCTGA
- the recC gene encoding exodeoxyribonuclease V subunit gamma: MPNITHLHPGFMIVHGNRLDDLRSLVVSWMRRYPLAPLENEIALVQSNGIAQWLKLALAEDPQEDDQGGCGIAAAIDVQLPGSFMWQLYRSVLGRDEIPEVSLLDKAPLTWRLMRLLPALVERPHFEPLRRFLTDDSDLRKRYQLAERLADLFDQYQVYRADWLKDWAAGEHIVSTARGERKALPPGNRWQAELWRALLEDVGQEGMAQSRAGVHQRFVERINSLQQAPAGLPPRVIVFGISSLPAQALEALAGLARFSQVLLCVHNPCRHHWADIVADKDLLRHQYKRQQRKQGMPLQLDDQSLHQHAHPLLAAWGKQGRDYINLLDSYDDPGSYQGVFSDGRIDLFSDGSPTTLLNQLQDDILELRPLAETRELWPAVDTAKDRSVRFHIAHSPQREVEILHDQLLARFSADPTLRPRDVIVMLPAVDTYAPHVRAVFGQLQRNDPRYIPFTLTDQGQRGREPLLIALEHLLKLPDSRFAVSEVLDLLDVPAVRARFGIRENDLPTLHRWIEGAGIRWGINAEQRASLGLPAGLEQNSWRFGLRRMLLGYAVGVGEACDGIEPYDEIGGLDAALIGPLVALLDALEVACQALAEPATVSQWGERLHALLQVFFLAEGERDELLLMQLQELRDGWLEVCEAVGLQDPLPLTVVREAWLSGLDQGKLSQRFLAGSVNFCTLMPMRAIPFRVVCLLGMNDGDYPRAQQPLDFDLMASDYRPGDRSRREDDRYLLLEALLSARDQLYVSWVGRSIRDNSERPASVLIGQLRDHIAAGWHLAGAQEGPAAQPGEQLLHALTQEHPLQPFSARYFQKGSPLFSFAHEWQLLHQKGEEDEQGDTGLPPYLDDEALSLTQLNDFLRHPVRHFFSQRLKVYFEALETPTPDEEPFVLDTLQRYGASESLLGAALAEPGNAEQALRAQARRLQACGLLPLAGFGELLQSELIEPLPDLLQRHQQLLQRWPQPVEGALPVHFEHGPHRLEGWLGRVFQADDQSLLSITTVPNTISAGRNNLKWHRLIAPWVTHLAACAAGYPYNSALVASDLTLLLAPLPQEQAAQLLGDLLVARQAAMNAPLPVAAKTAFAWLAQDDADKALAAAARAYEGDERTRFGERSESVALARQFRDFAALSADETFEGWCETLYRPLFTAPWQTLGNPEKGA, from the coding sequence ATGCCCAACATCACCCACCTCCACCCCGGCTTCATGATCGTCCATGGCAACCGCCTCGACGACTTGCGCAGCCTGGTGGTGAGCTGGATGCGTCGCTACCCCTTGGCGCCGCTGGAAAACGAAATTGCCCTGGTGCAAAGCAATGGCATCGCCCAATGGCTCAAGTTGGCGCTGGCTGAAGACCCGCAGGAAGATGACCAGGGCGGCTGCGGCATCGCCGCCGCAATCGATGTGCAACTGCCTGGCAGCTTCATGTGGCAGTTGTACCGAAGCGTGTTGGGCCGCGACGAAATTCCCGAGGTTTCGCTGCTGGACAAAGCTCCGCTGACCTGGCGCCTGATGCGCCTGTTACCAGCTCTGGTCGAGCGCCCGCATTTCGAGCCGCTGCGGCGCTTTCTCACCGACGACAGTGACCTACGCAAGCGCTACCAGCTCGCCGAGCGCCTGGCCGACCTGTTCGACCAGTACCAGGTCTACCGCGCCGATTGGCTCAAGGACTGGGCTGCCGGCGAGCACATCGTCAGCACCGCCCGCGGTGAGCGCAAAGCGCTGCCCCCAGGCAACCGCTGGCAAGCCGAACTGTGGCGTGCATTGCTGGAGGATGTCGGCCAAGAGGGGATGGCACAGAGCCGCGCCGGGGTGCACCAACGCTTTGTCGAGCGTATCAACAGCTTGCAGCAGGCACCCGCAGGGCTCCCACCGCGGGTGATCGTGTTCGGCATCTCTTCGCTGCCAGCTCAGGCCCTGGAAGCATTGGCGGGCCTGGCGCGCTTCAGTCAGGTGCTGCTGTGTGTGCACAACCCCTGTCGCCACCACTGGGCCGATATCGTTGCCGACAAGGACCTGCTGCGCCATCAGTACAAGCGCCAGCAGCGCAAGCAGGGCATGCCCCTGCAACTGGACGACCAGTCGCTGCATCAACATGCCCACCCGTTGCTGGCGGCCTGGGGCAAACAAGGCCGCGACTATATCAACCTGCTCGACAGCTATGACGACCCGGGCAGCTACCAGGGGGTGTTCAGCGATGGCCGCATCGACCTCTTCAGTGACGGTTCGCCCACAACGCTGCTCAACCAACTGCAGGACGACATTCTCGAACTGCGCCCACTCGCCGAAACCCGCGAGCTGTGGCCGGCAGTCGACACGGCGAAAGACCGCTCGGTTCGGTTCCACATTGCCCACAGCCCGCAACGCGAAGTGGAGATCCTGCATGACCAGCTGCTGGCCCGCTTCAGCGCCGACCCGACGTTGCGCCCACGTGACGTGATCGTCATGCTGCCGGCCGTCGACACCTACGCCCCGCATGTCCGCGCAGTGTTCGGCCAGTTGCAACGCAATGACCCGCGCTACATTCCGTTCACCCTCACCGACCAGGGCCAGCGCGGTCGCGAGCCTTTACTGATCGCCCTCGAACACCTGCTCAAGTTGCCGGACAGCCGCTTCGCAGTCAGCGAAGTACTCGACCTGCTGGACGTACCGGCCGTCCGCGCCCGCTTTGGCATCCGCGAAAACGACCTGCCCACGCTGCACCGCTGGATCGAGGGTGCGGGCATCCGGTGGGGCATCAACGCCGAGCAGCGGGCCAGCCTGGGCTTGCCTGCCGGGCTTGAACAGAACAGTTGGCGCTTCGGCCTGCGGCGCATGCTGCTGGGCTATGCCGTGGGTGTGGGCGAGGCCTGTGACGGCATTGAACCCTACGATGAAATCGGTGGGCTGGACGCGGCACTGATCGGCCCGCTGGTAGCACTGCTCGATGCGCTCGAAGTTGCCTGCCAGGCCTTGGCCGAGCCTGCGACAGTCAGCCAGTGGGGTGAGCGCCTGCATGCCTTGCTGCAGGTGTTTTTCCTCGCCGAGGGCGAGCGGGACGAGCTCCTGCTGATGCAACTGCAGGAGCTGCGCGATGGCTGGCTTGAAGTGTGCGAGGCGGTCGGCCTGCAAGACCCGTTACCGCTGACCGTAGTGCGTGAAGCCTGGCTGTCGGGCCTCGACCAGGGCAAGCTGTCGCAACGCTTCCTCGCCGGCTCGGTGAACTTTTGTACCCTCATGCCCATGCGCGCCATCCCGTTCCGGGTGGTCTGCCTGCTGGGCATGAACGATGGTGACTACCCGCGCGCCCAGCAACCGCTGGACTTCGACCTGATGGCCAGCGACTACCGCCCCGGTGACCGCTCACGGCGCGAAGACGATCGTTACCTGCTGCTGGAAGCGCTACTGTCGGCGCGTGACCAGCTGTATGTCAGCTGGGTCGGGCGCAGCATTCGCGACAACAGCGAGCGACCTGCCTCGGTGCTGATCGGCCAATTGCGTGATCACATCGCAGCTGGCTGGCACTTGGCCGGCGCGCAGGAGGGGCCGGCAGCGCAGCCGGGCGAGCAACTGCTGCACGCACTGACCCAGGAGCATCCCCTGCAGCCTTTCAGCGCTCGTTACTTCCAGAAGGGCAGCCCGTTGTTCAGCTTTGCCCACGAATGGCAGCTGCTACACCAAAAGGGCGAGGAGGATGAGCAGGGTGACACCGGCCTGCCGCCTTACCTTGACGATGAAGCCCTGAGCCTGACCCAGCTCAACGACTTCTTGCGCCACCCGGTGCGGCATTTCTTCAGCCAGCGCTTGAAGGTGTACTTCGAGGCGCTGGAAACGCCTACCCCGGACGAAGAACCTTTTGTCCTGGATACCCTGCAACGCTACGGCGCCAGTGAAAGCCTGCTCGGCGCTGCGCTGGCCGAGCCGGGCAACGCCGAACAGGCGTTGCGGGCCCAGGCCCGGCGCCTTCAGGCTTGCGGTTTGCTGCCGCTGGCCGGTTTCGGCGAGCTGCTGCAAAGCGAGTTGATCGAACCGCTCCCCGACCTGCTGCAACGTCACCAGCAGTTGCTGCAACGCTGGCCGCAGCCGGTCGAAGGCGCTTTGCCGGTGCATTTCGAGCACGGCCCGCACCGTCTCGAAGGCTGGCTGGGACGGGTCTTCCAGGCGGATGACCAGAGCCTGCTGAGTATCACCACCGTACCTAACACAATCAGCGCAGGGCGCAACAACCTCAAGTGGCACCGTTTGATCGCCCCCTGGGTTACCCACCTGGCGGCCTGTGCGGCAGGCTACCCCTATAACAGTGCACTGGTAGCCAGCGACCTGACCCTGTTGCTTGCGCCGCTGCCGCAAGAGCAGGCTGCGCAACTGTTGGGCGACTTGCTGGTGGCCCGTCAGGCGGCGATGAATGCGCCGTTGCCCGTCGCGGCCAAAACCGCGTTTGCCTGGCTGGCCCAGGACGATGCTGATAAAGCCCTGGCCGCAGCGGCCCGCGCCTACGAAGGCGATGAACGCACCCGTTTTGGCGAGCGAAGTGAAAGCGTTGCCCTGGCCCGCCAGTTCCGCGACTTTGCCGCGCTTAGCGCCGACGAAACCTTCGAAGGCTGGTGCGAAACCTTGTACCGCCCATTGTTCACCGCCCCGTGGCAGACCCTGGGCAACCCGGAGAAAGGCGCATGA
- the msrP gene encoding protein-methionine-sulfoxide reductase catalytic subunit MsrP produces MLIKLPRSSECKASEITPEGIYLSRRTLLGGSLAGLALGALPGRAGAAEVSRYADVQAGAAPAWFTDKLAATRWQAVTVKDEAITPFKDATHYNNFYEFGPDKGDPAANGDSLKTEPWSIVVDGEVGKPGRYALEDFVKPYQLEERVYRLRCVEAWSMVIPWLGFPLAQVLKQVEPTSRARYVRFETLKDPQHMPGQRSGFALIDWPYREGLRLDEAMHPLAILAVGMYGRELPNQNGAPLRLVVPWKYGFKSIKSIVRISLVAEQPGTTWEGLAPDEYGFYANVNPTVDHPRWSQARERRLPSGLFSPNVRETQMFNGYADEVATLYTGLDLRKNY; encoded by the coding sequence ATGCTCATCAAGCTTCCCAGGTCTTCCGAGTGCAAGGCGTCGGAGATCACACCCGAAGGCATCTACCTTTCTCGTCGTACCCTGTTGGGTGGCTCATTGGCCGGCCTGGCGCTGGGCGCATTGCCGGGCAGGGCGGGCGCTGCTGAAGTTTCGCGTTATGCGGATGTGCAGGCGGGGGCCGCACCGGCCTGGTTCACTGACAAGCTCGCTGCCACGCGCTGGCAGGCGGTGACGGTGAAGGACGAGGCGATCACGCCGTTCAAGGATGCCACCCACTACAACAACTTCTATGAGTTCGGGCCTGACAAGGGCGACCCGGCAGCCAATGGCGACAGCCTGAAGACCGAACCGTGGTCGATCGTGGTGGATGGTGAGGTTGGCAAGCCCGGGCGCTATGCGCTGGAAGACTTCGTCAAGCCCTATCAGCTTGAAGAGCGGGTCTATCGGCTGCGTTGCGTAGAGGCATGGTCGATGGTCATTCCGTGGCTGGGGTTCCCTCTGGCGCAGGTGCTCAAGCAGGTTGAACCCACGTCCAGGGCGCGCTATGTGCGCTTCGAAACGTTGAAGGATCCGCAGCATATGCCTGGGCAGCGTTCAGGGTTCGCCTTGATCGACTGGCCTTATAGAGAAGGGCTGCGCCTGGACGAGGCAATGCACCCGCTGGCGATCCTGGCGGTAGGCATGTATGGCCGCGAACTGCCCAATCAGAATGGCGCGCCGTTGCGCTTGGTGGTGCCGTGGAAGTATGGCTTCAAGAGCATCAAGTCGATCGTGCGCATCAGCCTGGTGGCTGAACAGCCCGGCACTACGTGGGAAGGGCTGGCGCCGGATGAATATGGTTTCTATGCCAACGTGAACCCGACGGTCGATCACCCGCGCTGGAGCCAGGCGCGCGAACGCCGGTTGCCCAGCGGGTTGTTCAGCCCCAATGTGCGAGAGACGCAGATGTTCAATGGTTACGCCGATGAAGTGGCGACGCTGTATACCGGGCTTGATCTGCGGAAGAATTATTGA